The sequence GTTGATTTACTCCGATCAAGATCGCATTATTAAAGCGCGTATCAATAATATACACCTGTGGAAACACCGTGATCATTGTAGAGGCTAACGCATTGACCAGCCGATCATCACCGCTTGCCGGTCGGCCAGCATTTACCACTGCAACACCACGGGGCGTCAGCTTCGCTTTAACCTCACGAAAAAATTCAACCGTTGTTAAGTGAAAGGGAATATACGGCTGATGATAGGCATCCATACCGATCACATCATATTGTCGGTTCGTTGTCGCTAACCAATACCGCGCATCTTCGTTGTAGGTCGTGAAGTAGGGCGCCTGCGGAGTACCGTCGGCCATATCGAAGTAACGACGGCCAACATCACTGATCTTGGGATCAATTTCTACCGCGTCAATCACCGTATCAGGCCCGTAAATTGCCAGAAACTGCTGGGCAACGCTACCGGCTGCCGCACCGAGCAACGCCAGTGAACGAATATCGTCTGGCCGGGTGTTGGGATAGAGGTAGGGTGCAACGCTGAAGTAATCCCATGGGCCGCCGTCGGTGAGGAGATCAAGCGGATCACCGGTTTCACGGTATTTAAGGCGATAAATGGAATGGAACGCCAACCCTTCATTAAGAATGAGCACTCGTCGCCGATCAACCACACCGTTGTTATAGAGCACCTCTTGTTCGGCAACTTGAATGTAGTTGTAGCCCGACTCGAATTCCGCAATCAATCGACAGTTGCGACAATCGGCAGCTTTGATTGTTCCAGTATTGAGTTGATATGCCCCCGCCAGGAGGATAACGGTGAGCACGAACAGCAATTGGCGAGGATCACGCAAGCCAATCAGACTGAGTATTACCAGAAACGCAGCGAAGAGAAAGAGCGTACTGCTGACCCCAATGGTGGGAATCAGAACCAGTACGGTCAGAAAGGTACCGACGATAGAGCCAATCGTTGAGAGCGCCGAAATCGTACCGGCAGTACGCCCGGCGTGCTCAACATCGGTCGCCTGTCGCAATTGCAGCCGGATCGCAAACGGACCAACCATTGCCATCAGGGTTACCGGTACTGCGAAGAGCAGAATCACCCCAATTAGCGCAGCCAAAAAACCACCGGCGGCCACGCTCCGCAGCGCTCCCTGGGCAAAGCTGAGGATAGGACGGGCGATAAAGGGGATTACCGCACAACTGAGACCAGCCCAACCGATGAGCTGAAATAACAACCGCCAGTCTGGCCGGCGGTCGGCCAGAGTACCACCCAAATGATAGCCTACTGCCAGATAGACCAGGGTCATCCCAATCACAACCGCCCAGATCGGCTGGGAGGTGCCAAAAAAGGGTGCCAGCATGCGCGGCATCACCATTTCAATGCCAAGAGTGCCGATCCCGGCCAGAAAGACTACCGTTAGGAGGAGGCGATCATTAACCCTGGTCTGTTCGCTCAATGATAGCGTTTCCTGAGCCATGCACCGTATCCATTTATCCGCTTGCGAGGCGTCTATCCCACACACTGCGCCAATACCGAACGCACCAATTGCTTAGGTCTGACGTCACCTAACACGATCTGATGATGCAGTCTTGATCCCACTGAAGGATGTAAGTGAGTATGGAATACCGACGATGACCACATGCGAGATTTGAGGCGAATGAGCTGTCATCTCACCGGATCGCACTGATAATCAATCGTTCGAGAAGCTGCAAGAGCAGCATCGCCACAATTGGTGAAAAGTCAAACATTCCTATATTAGGCATAATACTTCGAATAGGCCCCAAAATTGGCTCGGTAATTTCGTGCAAAACACGAGTCACAGGAAAGTTACCCTGCGGATCG comes from Chloroflexus sp. Y-396-1 and encodes:
- a CDS encoding spermidine synthase, which codes for MAQETLSLSEQTRVNDRLLLTVVFLAGIGTLGIEMVMPRMLAPFFGTSQPIWAVVIGMTLVYLAVGYHLGGTLADRRPDWRLLFQLIGWAGLSCAVIPFIARPILSFAQGALRSVAAGGFLAALIGVILLFAVPVTLMAMVGPFAIRLQLRQATDVEHAGRTAGTISALSTIGSIVGTFLTVLVLIPTIGVSSTLFLFAAFLVILSLIGLRDPRQLLFVLTVILLAGAYQLNTGTIKAADCRNCRLIAEFESGYNYIQVAEQEVLYNNGVVDRRRVLILNEGLAFHSIYRLKYRETGDPLDLLTDGGPWDYFSVAPYLYPNTRPDDIRSLALLGAAAGSVAQQFLAIYGPDTVIDAVEIDPKISDVGRRYFDMADGTPQAPYFTTYNEDARYWLATTNRQYDVIGMDAYHQPYIPFHLTTVEFFREVKAKLTPRGVAVVNAGRPASGDDRLVNALASTMITVFPQVYIIDTRFNNAILIGVNQPVGDGVVNFIENAARIEDVPALQLVMYWSLYEGRYGPLREFTPAMAQFRPFTDDLAPVEQLIDGLILSEVDKIDR
- a CDS encoding YggT family protein, producing the protein MSGFLISFVSILFTVLFYAILGRVLASWIDPQGNFPVTRVLHEITEPILGPIRSIMPNIGMFDFSPIVAMLLLQLLERLIISAIR